The Peribacillus sp. FSL P2-0133 genome has a segment encoding these proteins:
- the flhF gene encoding flagellar biosynthesis protein FlhF: MKVKKYLAQSMNEAIKRIREELGSDAVILSSKAVYTGGFLGLFKKRNIEVIAAIDPVSQPVQTVTKQKSKKLPSKLEVASDASEPNEGNRESADLVKEIEGLKDMIKSLQIYSPDRKYPGKLQKIHEYLTEQEVDISLRCQIMDELLEKWFVFKQQSTDEEVQVWLEEAMFAILEKVENGKNGLQKKYINIVGPTGVGKTTTLAKVAAETMLKHDKKVAFITTDTYRIAAIDQLKTYAKILNVPIEVAYNLEDFKRAAERFSHYDFVFIDTAGRNFRNPQYVKDLNEIIHFTDEMETYLVLSLTSKQKDMEDIYRQFATIPIKQVIFTKADETSTFGPIFNFIHTHKLGAAYITDGQNVPDDIEIATSSQLLKMAFGAKKYERSS, translated from the coding sequence TTGAAGGTAAAGAAATATTTGGCACAATCAATGAACGAGGCAATAAAGCGAATAAGGGAGGAACTAGGCAGTGATGCGGTAATCTTAAGTTCAAAGGCTGTATATACTGGTGGTTTCTTAGGATTATTCAAAAAGAGGAATATTGAGGTCATTGCAGCCATAGACCCCGTGTCCCAGCCTGTCCAAACCGTAACCAAACAAAAATCGAAGAAGTTGCCATCAAAGCTGGAAGTGGCAAGTGATGCCTCTGAACCTAATGAAGGCAATAGGGAAAGTGCTGACTTAGTAAAAGAAATCGAAGGTTTGAAAGATATGATAAAGAGTTTGCAAATCTATTCACCTGATAGAAAATATCCGGGGAAACTGCAGAAAATCCACGAATACCTAACCGAGCAGGAAGTGGATATATCACTTCGGTGCCAAATCATGGATGAACTACTTGAAAAATGGTTCGTTTTTAAACAGCAATCCACTGATGAAGAGGTTCAAGTTTGGTTGGAAGAAGCCATGTTCGCGATTTTGGAAAAGGTCGAAAATGGAAAAAACGGGCTGCAAAAAAAGTATATTAATATTGTTGGCCCAACAGGTGTGGGAAAGACAACGACTCTGGCAAAAGTAGCTGCGGAAACCATGTTGAAGCATGATAAAAAGGTGGCTTTCATTACGACGGATACGTACAGGATCGCCGCAATAGATCAACTTAAGACATATGCCAAGATTCTAAACGTTCCCATTGAAGTTGCTTATAATCTGGAAGACTTCAAAAGGGCGGCTGAACGTTTCTCCCATTATGATTTTGTTTTTATTGATACGGCAGGAAGGAATTTCCGTAACCCGCAATATGTTAAGGATCTTAATGAAATCATCCATTTTACAGATGAGATGGAAACCTATTTAGTGTTGTCATTGACTTCTAAACAAAAGGATATGGAAGATATTTATCGACAGTTTGCTACCATACCGATTAAACAGGTCATTTTTACAAAAGCGGACGAAACCTCCACTTTCGGGCCGATATTCAATTTTATACACACTCATAAATTGGGAGCGGCCTATATAACAGATGGACAGAATGTGCCAGACGATATTGAAATAGCTACATCATCACAGCTATTGAAAATGGCTTTCGGGGCTAAAAAATATGAAAGATCAAGCTGA
- a CDS encoding MinD/ParA family protein, giving the protein MKDQAENLRKRLEARQNKSIAKTISVLSGKGGVGKSNFTLNFSIALSQRAKKVLLFDMDIGMGNIDILIGEHSPCSIIDFFEKDCSLKDIIMPGPGNISIITGGTGLTDLFSLDEDKYTRFNEEFSLLLANYDYILFDMGAGITKDSMKFLLCVDELVVITTPEPTSIMDAYSAMKYIHSVNKEIPLFLVCNRVFTSKDGKETIKRLQNALVKFLGLETVALGYLPDDRTVPKSVTKQMPFLLFDSEADVSKAIVDIASRYANHSFGEELTLQKSHFLQNMKRYFFGK; this is encoded by the coding sequence ATGAAAGATCAAGCTGAGAATTTACGAAAAAGATTGGAAGCCCGCCAAAATAAATCAATCGCCAAAACGATTTCCGTTTTAAGCGGTAAAGGTGGAGTGGGAAAATCAAACTTTACTTTGAATTTTTCCATTGCCTTATCCCAAAGAGCCAAAAAGGTACTGTTGTTCGACATGGATATCGGTATGGGGAATATTGATATTTTGATAGGTGAACACTCTCCCTGCAGTATTATTGATTTTTTTGAAAAAGATTGTAGTTTGAAGGATATCATCATGCCAGGACCGGGAAATATTTCAATCATTACAGGTGGAACAGGGTTGACGGATCTCTTTTCACTTGATGAAGATAAGTATACCCGTTTTAATGAAGAATTCAGTTTATTGTTGGCGAATTACGATTATATCTTATTTGATATGGGGGCAGGCATCACTAAGGATTCCATGAAATTCCTGTTATGTGTGGATGAATTAGTCGTTATCACGACGCCTGAACCTACTTCTATCATGGATGCATATTCCGCAATGAAATATATCCATTCAGTAAATAAAGAGATTCCATTGTTCCTAGTTTGCAATCGGGTTTTCACGAGTAAGGACGGCAAAGAAACGATTAAGCGGCTCCAAAATGCACTAGTGAAATTTTTGGGACTGGAAACTGTAGCTCTAGGGTACTTGCCAGATGATAGAACCGTTCCCAAATCTGTTACCAAACAAATGCCCTTTCTCCTTTTCGATTCTGAAGCCGATGTATCCAAAGCCATTGTGGACATTGCTTCGAGATATGCAAATCATTCATTTGGGGAAGAATTGACTTTGCAAAAAAGCCATTTCCTCCAAAATATGAAGAGATATTTTTTTGGAAAGTAG
- a CDS encoding chemotaxis response regulator protein-glutamate methylesterase produces the protein MGKVKVLIVDDSTFMRKLISEFLAEDSRVEVIGTARNGRDAIDKIKALKPDVVTLDVEMPIMDGLEALNRIMNECPTAVVMLSSTTKKGTENTFAAMNSGAFDFVAKPSGAISLDLQKIKKELHEKVMAASRANVHKLEKNAKNIERSPSVWGKYSKIDSTELSKNEKNQKKWSYGYKKMIVIGTSTGGPRALQTVLTELPEEIDAPILIVQHMPPGFTKSLATRLNSLCKIKVKEAEEGELIQKGVAYIAPGGFHLKVRKVGMSWAILLDQSEVRHGHRPSVDVLFESVSEMNDSAKIAVIMTGMGMDGSRGLTNLKQKGPLKAIAESQETSIVFGMPKAAISTKLIDSIEDVEKIAKAIISYC, from the coding sequence ATGGGTAAAGTAAAAGTGCTGATAGTGGACGATTCTACGTTTATGAGAAAGTTAATTTCAGAGTTTTTAGCAGAAGATAGCAGGGTGGAAGTCATCGGGACTGCCAGGAATGGAAGAGATGCCATTGACAAAATAAAGGCTTTAAAACCCGATGTCGTGACTTTGGATGTGGAAATGCCGATTATGGACGGATTGGAAGCATTAAACCGGATAATGAATGAATGTCCAACCGCTGTAGTCATGTTATCAAGCACCACGAAAAAAGGAACGGAAAATACATTTGCCGCCATGAACAGTGGAGCCTTTGACTTTGTGGCTAAACCTTCGGGAGCCATTTCATTGGATTTACAAAAAATCAAGAAAGAACTCCATGAAAAAGTTATGGCTGCCAGCAGGGCAAATGTTCACAAACTAGAAAAAAATGCGAAAAATATTGAAAGAAGCCCATCCGTTTGGGGAAAATATAGTAAAATAGATTCAACTGAATTGTCAAAAAACGAAAAAAACCAAAAAAAATGGTCCTATGGATACAAGAAGATGATAGTCATCGGTACATCAACGGGAGGCCCGAGAGCTCTGCAGACTGTCTTGACAGAACTCCCAGAAGAAATTGATGCTCCCATACTCATTGTCCAGCATATGCCCCCCGGTTTCACAAAATCCTTGGCAACACGCCTGAATTCATTATGCAAGATTAAAGTGAAGGAAGCTGAAGAGGGAGAACTGATTCAAAAAGGTGTCGCTTACATCGCACCTGGAGGTTTTCACTTGAAAGTGAGGAAGGTAGGGATGAGCTGGGCAATCCTTTTGGATCAATCCGAAGTGCGTCATGGACATCGCCCGTCGGTCGATGTGCTATTTGAATCGGTAAGTGAAATGAATGATTCTGCGAAAATAGCCGTTATCATGACCGGGATGGGGATGGACGGGTCGAGGGGGCTTACCAATCTTAAACAAAAGGGTCCTTTAAAAGCGATAGCCGAATCACAGGAGACATCAATCGTTTTTGGTATGCCTAAGGCGGCAATCAGTACCAAGTTAATAGATAGCATAGAGGATGTAGAAAAAATAGCTAAAGCGATAATAAGCTATTGTTAA
- a CDS encoding chemotaxis protein CheA, translating to MDMNQYIEVFIEESKEHLQTCSEQLLVLEKNPEDLSIVNEIFRSAHTLKGMSATMGYEDLANLTHKMENVLDAIRNSQIALSPELFDVIFLAVDDLEAMVMSIAEGGDGKRNVKDVVHQLEMIEKGESPFSSTIAEIAAASAILEKKEMFAGEYDEFEWTVLQQSKDQGFNSFEISIGLREDCLLKAARVFMVFDVLEKSGEVIKSHPPVELLEEEQFDRQFMVTMVTTESGEEIKKKIMKVTEVVQVVVNALDLESMLHAANSNEDKVTEILKQESNNALLPTDNDDKKKQAPVKPASNKTIRVNIERLDILMNLFEELVIDRGRLDQISRDLDNQELHETVERMSRITSDLQTIVLNMRMVPVETVFNRFPKMVRQLARDLNKKVNLEINGAKTELDRTVIDEIGDPLVHLIRNAMDHGIETTEERLAKGKNEEGKILLKAYHSGNHVFIEIEDDGAGINKDRVLNKALSNGILTKETAATLTDKQIYELIFASGFSTAETISDVSGRGVGLDVVKNTIESLGGSVTIDSKENEGSIFLIQLPLTLSIISVMLVAIQNEKYAIPLSSIIETAIIKKADIMNAHNQQVIDYRGKVLPLLFLKDIFEVPISQEEEESLSVVIVRKGDKLAGLVVDSFIGQLEIVLKSLGNYLTSAFAISGATILGDGQVALIIDCNTLIH from the coding sequence ATGGATATGAATCAATATATAGAGGTATTTATAGAAGAAAGTAAAGAACATCTTCAAACGTGCAGCGAACAGTTGCTGGTACTCGAAAAGAACCCGGAAGACCTCTCGATCGTAAACGAAATCTTTCGTTCCGCCCATACCTTAAAAGGGATGTCGGCAACTATGGGATATGAGGATCTAGCCAATTTAACTCATAAAATGGAGAATGTGCTGGATGCGATCCGAAACAGTCAAATCGCCCTTTCGCCTGAATTGTTTGATGTGATATTTTTAGCGGTTGATGATTTAGAAGCAATGGTCATGTCCATTGCTGAAGGTGGAGATGGAAAAAGAAATGTGAAGGATGTTGTCCATCAGCTGGAAATGATTGAAAAAGGGGAGTCGCCCTTTTCTTCCACCATTGCAGAGATTGCAGCAGCTTCTGCCATCCTAGAAAAGAAGGAAATGTTTGCGGGAGAGTACGATGAATTTGAATGGACAGTACTTCAACAGTCCAAAGATCAAGGCTTTAACAGCTTCGAAATTTCGATAGGGTTGCGTGAGGACTGTCTTTTAAAAGCTGCCAGGGTGTTTATGGTTTTCGATGTGCTTGAAAAGTCAGGTGAAGTAATCAAGTCACACCCACCCGTCGAACTTTTGGAAGAAGAGCAATTCGATCGGCAATTTATGGTCACGATGGTAACAACAGAATCGGGTGAAGAGATAAAGAAAAAAATCATGAAGGTTACCGAAGTGGTTCAAGTTGTTGTAAATGCACTTGATCTAGAAAGCATGCTGCATGCAGCCAATTCTAACGAGGATAAAGTTACTGAAATTCTAAAACAAGAGTCAAATAATGCCTTGCTTCCAACTGATAACGATGATAAGAAAAAACAGGCACCCGTTAAGCCGGCATCAAACAAGACCATTCGGGTGAACATTGAGCGGCTTGATATCTTAATGAACTTATTCGAGGAACTAGTAATCGATAGAGGCAGACTTGATCAAATTTCCAGAGATTTGGATAATCAAGAGTTGCATGAAACAGTAGAAAGAATGTCCCGTATAACAAGTGATTTACAAACAATCGTATTGAATATGCGGATGGTGCCAGTGGAAACTGTATTCAATCGTTTTCCTAAAATGGTTCGTCAATTGGCAAGGGATTTAAACAAGAAAGTCAATTTGGAAATCAACGGTGCCAAAACGGAACTTGATCGTACAGTCATTGATGAAATCGGTGATCCTCTCGTCCATTTAATAAGAAACGCCATGGATCATGGAATTGAAACAACTGAAGAACGTTTGGCGAAAGGAAAGAATGAAGAAGGTAAAATCCTGTTAAAAGCATATCACAGCGGTAATCATGTTTTCATTGAAATCGAGGATGACGGCGCAGGCATCAATAAAGATAGAGTCTTGAACAAGGCCCTATCCAATGGAATATTAACTAAGGAAACTGCCGCCACCCTAACGGATAAGCAAATCTATGAATTGATATTCGCTTCTGGTTTTTCGACAGCGGAAACCATTTCAGATGTATCGGGACGGGGTGTGGGGCTGGATGTGGTTAAAAATACTATTGAGTCCCTCGGTGGATCTGTCACGATTGATTCCAAAGAGAATGAAGGATCCATCTTCCTTATTCAACTTCCGCTTACATTGTCCATTATTTCTGTCATGCTGGTTGCAATCCAAAACGAAAAATATGCCATACCGCTTTCTTCCATTATTGAAACAGCAATCATAAAAAAAGCAGATATCATGAATGCCCATAATCAACAAGTTATTGACTACAGGGGGAAGGTTCTACCGCTTCTGTTCTTGAAAGATATATTCGAAGTGCCTATCAGTCAGGAAGAAGAAGAGTCCCTCTCTGTGGTCATTGTAAGAAAAGGCGATAAATTAGCTGGATTAGTCGTTGATTCATTTATCGGGCAGCTGGAAATCGTTCTGAAGTCACTAGGTAATTATTTAACTAGTGCATTTGCAATATCGGGGGCAACGATACTTGGTGATGGTCAAGTTGCTTTAATCATAGATTGCAACACATTGATTCATTGA
- a CDS encoding chemotaxis protein CheW → MSEDMKVIVFQIKDKEYAIPVDKVSGIEKLLHITRVPKAVKFVKGVINLRGVITPIIDLRVRFGFEEVEYDESTRIIVVILDDMEVGLIVDSANDVLDIPVESIEPQPEVVGHLASEYISGVAKIEKRLLVLINLEKALILEMTEKMLREG, encoded by the coding sequence ATGTCGGAGGATATGAAAGTAATCGTATTTCAAATTAAGGATAAAGAATATGCAATTCCAGTGGATAAGGTCAGTGGTATTGAAAAGCTTCTGCATATTACCAGAGTTCCAAAGGCAGTAAAATTTGTTAAGGGAGTCATAAATTTAAGGGGTGTAATCACTCCAATTATTGATTTACGGGTTCGTTTTGGTTTCGAAGAGGTGGAATACGATGAATCAACAAGGATTATCGTCGTCATTCTGGATGATATGGAAGTGGGGCTAATAGTGGACTCTGCCAATGATGTTTTGGATATTCCAGTGGAGAGTATCGAACCTCAGCCTGAAGTTGTGGGCCATTTGGCTTCAGAATACATTAGCGGAGTGGCTAAAATTGAGAAGCGGCTGCTAGTCCTAATTAATTTGGAGAAGGCCTTAATTCTGGAAATGACTGAAAAAATGTTAAGAGAAGGATAA